The following coding sequences lie in one Halorussus halophilus genomic window:
- a CDS encoding nicotinate phosphoribosyltransferase — MSREKFESDSASNHALFTDLYELTMMQGYLETGHNPQVTFSLFFRTLPQNRGYIVAAGLAQVVEYLETLTFADEELDYLAGLEGPAFSEEFLSYLDGFEFTGDVRAVPEGTVVFPNEPLVEVTAPILEAQLFETFLINQLSFQSLVATKAARMRDTIREHGDGQSLVDFGSRRAHGTDAGLKAARAAYVGGFDGTSNVAAGRAFDLPVFGTMAHSWVQSFETERESFEAFVSVYGEDSVLLVDTYDTVEGAKTAMAVADELDVDIAGVRLDSGDLVSLSKQVAKIVGDSGIVVSSSVDEYAIAEFLTSEGVATGFGPGTALVTSSDAPTLDTVYKLVAVERDGELRPSMKLSTGKVTYPGQKSLRRVERDGQFERDVLGIRGEERLPGEEQLVEVFDAGSLVYSLPSLEASRDRRADQLQKLPGEVRAIRDPAEYRVGISDGLQSMTERIRDELTEQYGAN; from the coding sequence ATGTCACGAGAAAAGTTCGAGAGCGATTCGGCCAGCAATCACGCGCTCTTCACCGACCTGTACGAACTGACGATGATGCAGGGGTACCTCGAAACCGGTCACAATCCACAGGTGACGTTCAGTCTCTTCTTCCGGACGCTCCCGCAAAATCGGGGCTACATCGTCGCCGCCGGATTGGCCCAAGTAGTCGAGTACCTCGAAACGCTGACGTTCGCCGATGAGGAACTCGATTATCTCGCTGGACTCGAAGGACCAGCGTTCTCCGAGGAGTTTCTCTCGTATCTCGACGGATTCGAGTTCACGGGCGACGTTCGGGCGGTACCGGAAGGAACCGTCGTCTTTCCGAACGAACCGCTGGTAGAGGTGACCGCACCGATTCTGGAAGCGCAGTTGTTCGAGACCTTCTTGATAAATCAGCTCAGCTTTCAGAGTCTCGTGGCGACAAAGGCGGCGCGAATGCGCGACACGATTCGTGAACACGGCGACGGCCAGTCGCTCGTGGACTTCGGGTCGCGACGCGCCCACGGTACGGACGCTGGATTGAAGGCGGCACGCGCGGCGTACGTCGGCGGCTTCGACGGCACGTCGAACGTCGCCGCCGGGCGAGCGTTCGACCTCCCTGTCTTCGGAACCATGGCCCACTCGTGGGTGCAGAGTTTCGAGACCGAGCGCGAGTCGTTCGAAGCGTTCGTGTCGGTGTACGGCGAGGACTCGGTACTGCTCGTAGACACCTACGACACCGTCGAGGGTGCGAAGACCGCGATGGCAGTTGCTGACGAGTTGGACGTAGACATCGCAGGCGTGCGACTCGATTCGGGCGACCTCGTAAGTCTCTCGAAGCAGGTCGCCAAAATCGTCGGCGACAGCGGAATCGTCGTCAGTTCGTCCGTGGACGAGTACGCTATCGCGGAGTTTCTCACCAGCGAGGGCGTCGCGACTGGCTTCGGTCCGGGAACCGCGCTCGTCACGAGTTCGGATGCGCCGACGCTCGACACGGTCTACAAACTCGTCGCCGTCGAGCGCGACGGCGAGTTACGACCGAGTATGAAACTCTCGACTGGGAAAGTTACCTACCCCGGCCAGAAGAGTCTCCGGCGCGTGGAGCGGGACGGGCAGTTCGAGCGGGACGTACTCGGAATTCGGGGCGAAGAACGGCTTCCAGGCGAGGAGCAACTGGTCGAGGTGTTCGACGCGGGGTCGCTCGTGTACTCGCTGCCGTCGCTCGAAGCGAGTCGTGACCGGAGGGCAGACCAGTTGCAGAAACTGCCCGGGGAAGTTCGAGCGATTCGAGACCCTGCGGAGTACCGAGTGGGAATCAGCGACGGCCTCCAATCGATGACCGAGCGTATCCGGGACGAGTTGACCGAGCAGTACGGCGCGAACTGA
- the rtcA gene encoding RNA 3'-terminal phosphate cyclase, with protein MNGTGERELLEIDGSTGGGQLLRTALTLSAITGRAFRMHDVRQTRPNPGLKPQHLAGVRLVSDLCDGDVTGASPESESLTFRPATLRPESTRIDIGTAGSVTLLFDTVLPIASRFDDSYQLTVTGGTDVKWAPTVEYYRQVKLPLLARYGMDAEVELSKTGFYPRGGGEATLRTEPSRLRSIPLPERGTLECVEVYSKAAVGLAEGKVADRQATHARTRLEAMGVPTRVRQVEYVPTNSLGSSLLLRGVYENSLVGFDALGERGRTSEDVANVAVREFLAFDGGSGAVDSYMADQLLVFLALQGGRVRIPTVTAHVRANLEVIEQFGGDVHVVRRGDAIILDASCGAISKPSA; from the coding sequence GTGAACGGGACCGGAGAGCGAGAGTTGCTCGAAATCGACGGCTCGACCGGCGGCGGGCAACTGCTCCGAACGGCACTCACTCTGTCGGCGATTACCGGACGCGCGTTCCGGATGCACGACGTTCGCCAGACGCGGCCGAACCCCGGTCTCAAACCGCAGCATCTCGCGGGCGTGCGACTCGTCTCCGACCTCTGTGACGGCGACGTGACGGGTGCGTCCCCCGAGTCGGAGTCGTTGACGTTCCGGCCCGCCACTCTGCGCCCCGAATCGACGCGAATAGACATCGGGACCGCAGGCAGTGTCACGCTGTTGTTCGATACCGTCCTGCCGATAGCGTCGCGTTTCGACGATTCGTACCAGCTGACTGTGACCGGTGGAACGGACGTGAAGTGGGCTCCGACGGTCGAATACTATCGGCAGGTCAAACTCCCGTTACTCGCCCGGTACGGAATGGATGCCGAGGTCGAACTTTCGAAGACAGGGTTCTACCCCCGTGGTGGCGGCGAGGCGACGTTGCGAACGGAACCGTCTCGTCTGCGCTCGATACCTCTCCCCGAGCGAGGTACGCTCGAATGCGTCGAAGTGTACTCGAAAGCCGCAGTTGGGCTTGCAGAGGGCAAAGTCGCCGACCGGCAGGCCACGCACGCACGGACTCGCCTCGAAGCTATGGGCGTCCCGACTCGGGTTCGGCAGGTCGAGTACGTGCCGACGAATTCGCTCGGGTCGTCGTTGCTCCTCCGCGGCGTCTACGAGAACTCGCTGGTCGGCTTCGACGCACTCGGCGAACGGGGGCGAACTTCCGAGGACGTAGCCAACGTGGCCGTGCGCGAGTTTCTCGCGTTCGACGGTGGGAGCGGGGCAGTAGACAGCTACATGGCGGACCAGTTGCTGGTTTTTCTGGCCTTGCAAGGTGGGCGCGTCCGCATTCCGACCGTGACCGCCCACGTGCGAGCGAATCTGGAAGTCATCGAGCAGTTCGGCGGCGACGTACACGTCGTCCGTCGAGGAGACGCGATTATTCTCGACGCCTCGTGTGGGGCGATTTCGAAGCCGTCCGCCTGA
- a CDS encoding CBS domain-containing protein: MTVQDVARTGVVTAREDQSAGNLATVMKEEEVGSVVIEADGKPVGIVTDRDLTLEVLEPRRDPTETTAEEVMTETPTTVNSDDGVLDATATMYEKGVRRLPVVDSDGALTGIVTLDDLLVLLTDELDDLVGVIEAESPPY, translated from the coding sequence ATGACCGTACAAGACGTAGCACGAACGGGGGTAGTGACCGCACGCGAAGATCAGTCTGCTGGGAATTTGGCGACAGTGATGAAGGAAGAGGAAGTCGGAAGCGTCGTCATCGAAGCCGACGGCAAACCGGTCGGAATCGTCACCGACCGTGACCTCACGCTGGAAGTTCTCGAACCGCGTCGTGACCCGACCGAAACGACCGCCGAAGAGGTCATGACCGAGACACCGACGACGGTGAACAGCGACGACGGCGTCCTCGACGCGACGGCGACGATGTACGAGAAGGGGGTCCGTCGGCTACCCGTCGTAGACTCGGATGGGGCGTTGACCGGCATCGTCACCTTGGACGACCTGCTCGTGTTGCTCACGGACGAATTGGACGACCTCGTAGGCGTCATCGAAGCGGAGTCGCCGCCGTACTGA
- a CDS encoding 30S ribosomal protein S17e: protein MPVSPDYVKKTGELLLERYPEAFVHDFEQNKESVTKLTNVESKDVRNRIAGYITRKRRGGKSSEEEP from the coding sequence ATGCCCGTCAGCCCGGACTACGTGAAGAAGACTGGAGAACTACTCCTCGAACGATATCCGGAGGCGTTCGTCCACGACTTCGAGCAGAACAAAGAGAGCGTCACGAAACTCACCAACGTCGAGTCGAAGGACGTTCGCAACCGCATCGCCGGATACATCACTCGAAAGCGTCGGGGTGGGAAGAGCTCTGAAGAAGAGCCGTGA
- a CDS encoding pyridoxamine 5'-phosphate oxidase family protein has translation MEGIRWVQMSEGEMNEFLGNGGTGTLSFADGIDASPFSIPVSYGYDADAENFYFRLAFPPESEKAVVVDRPVTFVVHDRTEEGWRSVVTKGRLEAVSDMPYDSSAVQAMWAIEIPEVDIFDRPPEEVVFRQYRLAPEKLTGRKEFRGSE, from the coding sequence ATGGAGGGAATTCGCTGGGTCCAAATGAGCGAGGGGGAGATGAACGAGTTTCTCGGAAACGGGGGCACGGGGACGCTCTCGTTTGCGGACGGAATCGACGCGTCGCCGTTCTCGATTCCCGTGTCGTACGGCTACGACGCGGACGCGGAGAACTTCTACTTTCGACTCGCGTTCCCGCCCGAAAGCGAGAAAGCGGTCGTCGTAGACCGGCCAGTCACGTTCGTCGTCCACGACCGGACCGAGGAGGGGTGGCGAAGCGTCGTCACCAAAGGTCGTCTCGAAGCAGTGAGCGATATGCCGTACGATTCGAGTGCCGTACAGGCGATGTGGGCAATCGAAATTCCGGAGGTAGACATCTTCGACCGGCCGCCGGAAGAGGTCGTCTTCCGGCAGTATCGACTCGCTCCTGAGAAGCTAACTGGACGCAAGGAGTTCCGAGGAAGCGAGTGA